One Azoarcus sp. DN11 DNA segment encodes these proteins:
- the cheB gene encoding chemotaxis-specific protein-glutamate methyltransferase CheB, whose amino-acid sequence MSGVWRPPIRVLLVDDSAVALEVVRRMLAPEPAIRVCGTARDGREALALIPRLKPDVVCTDLYMPGMGGLEFTRELMAAHPLPILVLSVAVQREQAHTIFEMLEAGAVDIVAKPRDGLSEASAGLAAELVRKIRVAAGVVALRRRNRVALPAAVPPRPAGPTGERPRIVGIAASTGGPQAFETVLRQLPRDFPLPVLCIQHIAEGFMEGLVRWLASSAPIAVRTAQDGSLPQPATAYFAPDGMHLEVDAHGRLRCSPQLRGQPHRPSADLALASLARVHGGDAIGVVLTGMGRDGAAGLAEIAAAGGATIAQDEETSVVFGMPGAAIRDGAAGLVLPLGQIAPALVQLARGEAPAGAGGGFVR is encoded by the coding sequence GCATGCTCGCCCCGGAACCGGCGATCCGCGTCTGCGGTACGGCGCGCGACGGCCGCGAGGCGCTGGCGCTGATCCCGCGGCTCAAGCCCGACGTCGTCTGCACCGACCTGTACATGCCGGGCATGGGCGGCCTCGAATTCACCCGCGAGCTGATGGCGGCTCATCCGCTGCCCATCCTCGTGCTGAGCGTCGCGGTGCAGCGCGAGCAGGCCCACACCATCTTCGAGATGCTCGAGGCCGGTGCCGTGGATATCGTCGCCAAGCCGCGCGACGGCCTGTCCGAAGCGTCGGCCGGGCTCGCCGCCGAGCTGGTGCGCAAGATCCGGGTGGCGGCCGGTGTCGTCGCGTTGCGCCGCCGCAACCGCGTGGCGCTCCCGGCTGCGGTCCCGCCCCGCCCGGCCGGACCGACCGGCGAACGCCCGCGCATCGTCGGCATCGCCGCGTCGACCGGCGGGCCGCAGGCGTTCGAGACCGTCCTGCGCCAGCTCCCGCGCGACTTCCCGCTGCCGGTGCTGTGCATCCAGCACATCGCCGAGGGCTTCATGGAAGGCCTGGTCCGGTGGCTGGCCAGTTCGGCGCCGATCGCGGTGCGTACCGCGCAGGACGGCAGCCTGCCGCAGCCCGCGACGGCCTATTTCGCGCCCGACGGCATGCACCTCGAGGTCGACGCGCACGGGCGCCTGCGCTGCTCGCCGCAGCTGCGCGGCCAGCCGCATCGCCCATCGGCGGATCTCGCACTCGCATCGCTCGCGCGCGTGCATGGCGGCGATGCCATCGGCGTGGTGCTCACCGGCATGGGGCGCGACGGCGCCGCCGGCCTCGCCGAGATCGCCGCGGCGGGCGGCGCGACGATCGCCCAGGACGAGGAGACCAGCGTCGTCTTCGGTATGCCCGGCGCGGCGATCCGCGACGGTGCCGCCGGGCTCGTGCTGCCGCTGGGGCAGATCGCCCCGGCATTGGTGCAGCTCGCGAGGGGCGAGGCGCCGGCCGGGGCTGGCGGAGGGTTCGTGCGATGA
- a CDS encoding response regulator: MTANAPAALGAVLIVEDSPVQAEMLRRVVEGAGYAVLSAGDGATALTLARQHRPAAVVSDVSMPVMDGYELCRRLHDEEGLAGIPVVLLTSLADTDDVIRGLNAGADCYVTKPYDEALLLASLRAQIEAPPSPSCAGGCPPMRLRLGDAVHEVRPRDARQLVGLLVSTYESAVHQNRELRRMQERLLAANRELEASNRTLEAAYAELRETQSRLVQSAKMASLGELVAGVAHEINNPLAFVLNHHATVSRALVQVEAEARPHLSPERARLLDKAEERLADMAGGLERIRDLVVKLRTFSRLDAGEIRTIDVEEAIDAVLTLLQHRIRDRIRVTRCSGPAHGLDCYPGPFNQVLMNLLANAIDALDAAAGGGEITITTFQDEEMMSIEVADNGKGMSEAVRERIFEPFFTTKGVGEGTGLGLSISFGIVRQHGGTLEAFSEEGAGTRMVVRLPLRQTAPRAATNTGAQT, encoded by the coding sequence ATGACGGCGAACGCACCTGCCGCTCTCGGAGCGGTGCTGATCGTCGAGGACAGCCCGGTGCAGGCGGAAATGCTGCGGCGTGTCGTCGAAGGCGCCGGCTATGCGGTGCTGAGCGCCGGCGACGGTGCGACGGCGTTGACGCTGGCGCGCCAGCACCGCCCTGCGGCGGTCGTGAGCGACGTCAGCATGCCGGTCATGGACGGTTACGAGCTGTGCCGGCGCCTGCACGACGAGGAAGGGCTCGCGGGCATTCCGGTCGTCCTGCTGACTTCCCTCGCCGACACCGACGACGTCATCCGCGGCCTGAACGCGGGCGCCGATTGCTACGTCACCAAGCCCTATGACGAAGCCCTGCTGCTCGCCAGCCTGCGGGCGCAGATCGAGGCGCCGCCGTCGCCGTCGTGCGCAGGAGGGTGCCCGCCGATGCGGCTGCGCCTCGGCGACGCCGTGCACGAGGTGAGGCCGCGCGACGCGCGCCAGCTGGTCGGGCTGCTGGTGTCCACGTACGAGAGTGCGGTGCACCAGAATCGCGAGCTGCGCAGGATGCAGGAACGGCTGCTCGCTGCGAATCGCGAGCTGGAGGCCTCGAACCGCACCCTCGAGGCTGCCTATGCGGAACTGCGCGAGACCCAGTCGCGCCTCGTGCAGTCGGCCAAGATGGCCTCGCTCGGCGAGCTGGTGGCCGGGGTGGCGCACGAGATCAACAATCCGCTGGCCTTCGTGCTGAACCATCACGCGACGGTGTCGCGCGCGCTGGTGCAGGTCGAAGCGGAGGCGCGGCCGCATCTGTCGCCCGAACGTGCGCGGCTGCTGGACAAGGCGGAAGAGCGCCTCGCCGACATGGCGGGCGGGCTCGAGCGCATCCGTGACCTGGTGGTCAAGCTGCGCACCTTTTCCCGGCTCGACGCGGGCGAAATCCGCACGATCGACGTCGAGGAGGCGATCGATGCGGTGCTGACGTTGCTGCAGCACCGCATCCGCGACCGCATCCGCGTGACGCGGTGCAGCGGGCCGGCGCACGGGCTCGACTGCTACCCGGGGCCGTTCAACCAGGTCCTGATGAATCTGCTCGCCAATGCGATCGACGCGCTCGACGCCGCGGCGGGCGGCGGGGAAATCACCATCACCACCTTCCAGGACGAAGAGATGATGAGCATCGAGGTCGCCGACAACGGCAAGGGCATGTCCGAGGCCGTGCGCGAACGGATTTTCGAACCCTTCTTCACGACCAAGGGGGTCGGCGAAGGGACCGGGCTGGGCTTGTCGATCTCCTTCGGCATCGTCCGGCAGCACGGTGGCACCCTCGAGGCGTTCAGCGAGGAAGGCGCCGGCACGCGCATGGTGGTCCGCCTGCCGCTGCGGCAGACGGCGCCCCGCGCCGCGACGAACACGGGAGCACAAACATGA
- a CDS encoding EAL domain-containing protein: MTGPTPLAAMPEASFAYVSERPVVLAVDDEPQILAAIVDTLEDECIVHTALSAEAAIALIPELPDLSVLLSDQRMPGMCGDALLAQARGLSRAAAIMVTGYADLDAVVRAVNRGRIFGYITKPWNQDQLRLMVQSAHAHYRLQRELLAEQRLLREFMDNSPDLVFYQDGGQRFIRANGQAAHLLGSDGPEALIGRTAAELLPDAESAGLWDPAEHERVLRSGEPSREQCVRVRLPGSTEWRWFSTTRAPIRNDRDEVVGVVGVSRDVTERLGVLEALRLRERAIEASVHSVSIVDCQQPDLPIVYVNPAFERITGYRAEEAIGRNPRFLHGADRDQPGLDEIRVAVRERRAGHAVFRNHRKDGRVYWADLHIAPVCDEAERCTHFVGIQYDVTERLRYQEELERHANFDSLTGVANRNLLDDRLAQALANANRHQHSVGVLSIDIDRFGGLVGSFGHAAGDDVLRHVAARLAALVREGDTVARVGVDDFVVVLGDLAGVDAAGVIVRRILDEIARPFAVDGREFTVTASMGVCLYPGDGDNPAVLLQHANIARLEARSAGGNQYCFDTPAMNAAVVQRQALEHALRGALERSEFVLHYQPRVNLRDGAIVGMEALLRWQHPELGLVPPMEFIPLAEETGLIVPIGEWVIGATCRQIRRWRDRGLTVPPVAINLSARQFRSGGLDRTIAAALAATGLDGAQLELEITESTAMTDVGEAVAAMQKFKALGMSLALDDFGTGYSSLAYLKRFPIDYLKIDRAFVSDVVTEPGDAAICIATIRLAHSLRLQVIAEGVENEAQMEYLRRQGCDEIQGYHFSPPVEDEALAAMLGEGARMALATPAEDAPLPTLLLVDDEPHVLSALKRLLRHDGYRILTAASAREGLDVLAREPVQVLLSDERMPGMNGSEFLMRVKELHPDTVRMVLSGYANVDAITRAINNGAVSKFLLKPWDDEELRVTIREAFARAGAGEVAEP, encoded by the coding sequence ATGACAGGCCCGACACCCCTTGCAGCGATGCCGGAGGCGTCGTTCGCGTATGTCAGCGAGCGTCCGGTGGTGCTGGCCGTGGACGACGAGCCGCAGATCCTTGCGGCGATCGTCGATACGCTCGAGGACGAGTGCATCGTGCACACCGCGCTGTCGGCCGAAGCGGCGATCGCCCTCATCCCCGAACTGCCGGATCTGTCGGTGCTGCTGTCGGACCAGCGCATGCCGGGCATGTGCGGCGACGCGCTGCTCGCGCAGGCGCGCGGGCTCTCGCGCGCCGCGGCCATCATGGTCACCGGCTATGCGGACCTCGATGCGGTGGTGCGCGCGGTGAACAGGGGGCGCATCTTCGGCTACATTACCAAGCCGTGGAACCAGGACCAGCTGCGCCTGATGGTGCAGTCGGCCCACGCGCATTACCGCCTGCAGCGCGAACTGCTCGCCGAGCAGCGCCTGCTGCGCGAGTTCATGGACAACAGTCCCGACCTGGTCTTCTACCAGGACGGCGGCCAGCGCTTCATCCGCGCCAACGGGCAGGCCGCGCACCTGCTGGGCAGCGACGGGCCCGAGGCGCTGATCGGGCGCACCGCTGCCGAGTTGCTCCCCGATGCCGAGTCGGCGGGACTGTGGGACCCGGCCGAACACGAGCGCGTGCTGCGCAGCGGCGAGCCGTCACGCGAGCAGTGCGTGCGCGTGCGCCTGCCCGGCAGCACGGAATGGCGCTGGTTTTCGACGACGCGCGCGCCGATCCGCAACGATCGCGACGAGGTGGTCGGCGTGGTGGGCGTCTCGCGGGACGTCACCGAGCGTCTCGGCGTGCTGGAGGCCTTGCGCCTGCGCGAGCGGGCGATCGAGGCGAGTGTGCACTCCGTTTCCATTGTCGACTGCCAGCAGCCGGATCTTCCGATCGTGTACGTGAACCCGGCTTTCGAGCGCATCACCGGCTACCGCGCGGAGGAGGCCATCGGACGCAATCCCCGTTTCCTGCATGGCGCGGACCGCGACCAGCCCGGCCTGGACGAGATCCGCGTGGCGGTCCGCGAGCGTCGCGCGGGGCATGCGGTCTTCCGCAACCATCGCAAGGACGGTCGCGTCTACTGGGCGGATCTGCACATCGCGCCGGTATGCGACGAGGCGGAGCGCTGCACCCACTTCGTCGGCATCCAGTACGACGTCACGGAACGGCTCCGCTACCAGGAAGAGCTCGAACGGCACGCCAATTTCGACAGCCTCACGGGGGTCGCGAATCGCAATCTCCTCGACGACCGTCTCGCGCAGGCGCTGGCGAATGCGAATCGCCACCAGCATTCGGTCGGGGTGCTGTCGATCGATATCGACCGCTTCGGCGGCCTCGTCGGCTCCTTCGGTCATGCGGCGGGCGACGACGTCCTGCGCCACGTCGCCGCACGGCTCGCCGCCCTGGTCCGCGAGGGCGACACCGTGGCACGCGTCGGGGTAGACGACTTCGTCGTCGTACTGGGCGATCTGGCCGGGGTCGATGCCGCCGGCGTGATCGTGCGCCGGATTCTCGACGAGATTGCCCGGCCGTTCGCCGTCGACGGCCGCGAGTTCACGGTCACGGCAAGCATGGGCGTGTGTCTCTACCCCGGCGACGGCGACAACCCGGCGGTGCTGCTGCAGCATGCCAACATCGCGCGACTCGAGGCGCGCAGCGCCGGCGGCAACCAGTACTGCTTCGATACCCCGGCGATGAACGCGGCCGTCGTGCAGCGCCAGGCACTCGAGCATGCGTTGCGCGGTGCGCTCGAACGCAGCGAGTTCGTGCTGCACTACCAGCCGCGCGTGAACCTGCGCGACGGCGCGATTGTCGGGATGGAGGCGTTGCTGCGCTGGCAGCATCCCGAACTCGGGCTGGTTCCGCCGATGGAGTTCATTCCGCTGGCCGAGGAAACCGGCCTGATCGTGCCCATCGGCGAATGGGTGATCGGCGCCACATGCCGCCAGATCCGGCGCTGGCGGGACCGCGGGCTCACGGTCCCGCCGGTCGCGATCAACCTCTCGGCCCGGCAGTTCCGTTCCGGCGGGCTGGATCGCACGATTGCCGCCGCGCTCGCAGCCACGGGGCTGGATGGCGCACAGCTCGAACTCGAGATTACCGAAAGCACGGCGATGACCGATGTCGGCGAGGCGGTTGCGGCGATGCAGAAATTCAAGGCGCTCGGCATGTCGCTGGCCCTCGACGACTTCGGCACCGGCTATTCGAGTCTCGCCTACCTGAAGCGCTTCCCCATCGACTACCTGAAGATCGACCGCGCCTTCGTGAGTGACGTGGTGACCGAGCCCGGCGATGCCGCGATCTGCATCGCGACGATCCGGCTGGCGCACAGCCTGCGGCTCCAGGTGATCGCCGAGGGGGTCGAGAACGAGGCGCAGATGGAGTACCTGCGGCGGCAAGGGTGCGACGAGATCCAGGGCTATCATTTCAGCCCGCCGGTGGAGGACGAGGCGCTCGCGGCGATGCTGGGCGAGGGCGCACGCATGGCGCTGGCGACGCCCGCCGAGGACGCCCCGCTCCCGACGCTGCTGCTGGTCGACGACGAGCCGCACGTCCTGAGTGCGCTCAAGCGGCTGCTGCGCCATGATGGCTACCGCATCCTGACCGCGGCCTCGGCGCGCGAGGGGCTCGACGTCCTGGCCCGGGAGCCGGTGCAGGTCCTGCTGTCGGACGAACGCATGCCCGGCATGAACGGCAGCGAGTTCCTGATGCGCGTGAAGGAACTGCACCCCGACACGGTGCGGATGGTGCTTTCGGGCTATGCCAACGTCGACGCCATCACGCGCGCGATCAACAACGGGGCGGTGAGCAAGTTCCTGCTCAAGCCGTGGGACGATGAGGAACTGCGCGTCACGATCCGCGAGGCGTTCGCGCGTGCAGGCGCGGGCGAGGTGGCGGAACCATGA
- a CDS encoding oxidoreductase, with the protein MADNRPDGPNAGLDAALYAGLAEIAADTFPKRCAACGRSYRDVDDYVAQTQRVGSGGSGLRQTVGDDGQVIVELFRNCVCGSTLLELFHNRRDVGEAGLRRRARFGELIEMLVARGLEREQARTELLKLLRGEPSAILTARPPGGAGIPEDGE; encoded by the coding sequence ATGGCGGACAACCGGCCGGACGGGCCGAACGCGGGGCTCGATGCCGCGCTGTATGCCGGCCTGGCGGAAATTGCCGCCGATACGTTTCCCAAGCGCTGCGCCGCGTGCGGCCGCAGTTATCGCGACGTCGATGATTACGTCGCACAGACGCAGCGCGTGGGCAGCGGCGGCAGCGGCCTCAGGCAGACGGTGGGCGACGACGGACAGGTGATCGTCGAACTGTTTCGCAACTGTGTGTGCGGTTCGACGCTGCTGGAGCTCTTCCACAACCGCCGCGATGTCGGCGAGGCGGGGCTGCGCCGCCGCGCGCGCTTCGGCGAACTGATCGAGATGCTGGTGGCGCGGGGACTCGAGCGCGAACAGGCACGCACCGAGCTGCTCAAGCTCCTGCGCGGGGAGCCGTCGGCGATCCTGACGGCGCGTCCGCCCGGCGGGGCCGGCATTCCCGAAGACGGGGAATGA
- the paaN gene encoding phenylacetic acid degradation protein PaaN, translating into MSHVTPAQLFDKHHAPLEAAVQAIHARGYWTPYPEMPSPKVYGETAQEDGRKAVEATFGQDFELGQPGQAGWMTTERSPYGVELGVRYPVCDADALIAAAQAAMPAWQRIGAQGRAGVCLEILERLNKRSFEIAHAVMLTTGQGWMMAFQAGGPHAQDRGLEAVAYAYREMKFIPHETVWEKPQGKNPPLKMKKHFEVVGRGVALVVGCGTFPTWNTYPGLFAALATGNPVIVKPHQNAILPAAITVRIAREVLAEAGLDPNLVTLAAFDKREATQALAKHPAVKSIDFTGSNSFGHWLIDNAKQAQVYAELAGVNNVVIESTDQYKAMLRNLAFTLCLYSGQMCTTTQAILVPADGIDTDQGRKSYDDVCTDLAAAVDKFLADPAVATAVLGAIQSPDTLRRIAEAPEYGRVVRASAKIEHAEFPGAEVRSPVLLACDAADEKAYMEERFGPIAFVVKTADGAAAVALSERIVREHGALTVGVYSSKAEVVDAMTEATWRAGVALSINLTGGVFVNQSAGFSDYHGVGMNPAANASYADSAFVANRFRVVQRRYHVE; encoded by the coding sequence ATGTCCCACGTCACGCCCGCCCAGCTGTTCGACAAGCACCACGCGCCCCTCGAAGCCGCCGTCCAGGCGATCCACGCCCGCGGCTACTGGACGCCCTACCCCGAGATGCCCAGCCCCAAGGTGTACGGGGAAACCGCGCAGGAAGACGGCCGCAAGGCGGTCGAGGCCACTTTCGGCCAGGATTTCGAGCTCGGCCAGCCCGGCCAGGCCGGCTGGATGACGACCGAGCGTTCGCCCTACGGCGTCGAGCTGGGCGTGCGCTATCCGGTGTGCGACGCCGACGCGCTGATCGCCGCCGCGCAGGCCGCGATGCCCGCTTGGCAGCGCATCGGCGCGCAGGGGCGTGCCGGCGTGTGCCTGGAGATCCTCGAGCGCCTCAACAAACGCAGCTTCGAGATCGCCCACGCGGTGATGCTGACGACCGGCCAGGGCTGGATGATGGCCTTCCAGGCGGGCGGCCCGCACGCGCAGGACCGCGGCCTCGAAGCGGTCGCCTACGCGTACCGCGAGATGAAGTTCATCCCGCACGAGACGGTGTGGGAGAAGCCGCAGGGCAAGAACCCGCCGCTGAAGATGAAGAAGCACTTCGAGGTCGTCGGCCGCGGCGTCGCGCTGGTCGTCGGCTGCGGCACCTTCCCGACCTGGAACACCTACCCGGGCCTCTTCGCCGCGCTCGCGACCGGCAACCCGGTGATCGTCAAGCCGCACCAGAACGCGATCCTGCCCGCCGCGATCACCGTGCGCATCGCGCGCGAAGTGCTCGCCGAGGCCGGCCTCGACCCCAACCTCGTCACGCTCGCGGCCTTCGACAAGCGCGAAGCCACACAGGCGCTGGCGAAGCATCCGGCGGTGAAATCGATCGACTTCACCGGCAGCAACAGCTTCGGCCACTGGCTCATCGACAACGCGAAGCAGGCGCAGGTGTATGCCGAGCTCGCCGGCGTGAACAACGTCGTCATCGAATCGACCGACCAGTACAAGGCGATGCTCAGGAACCTCGCCTTCACGCTGTGCTTGTACTCCGGCCAGATGTGCACGACGACGCAGGCGATCCTCGTGCCGGCCGATGGCATCGACACCGACCAGGGCCGCAAGAGCTACGACGACGTCTGCACCGACCTCGCCGCAGCGGTCGACAAGTTCCTCGCCGACCCCGCGGTCGCAACCGCGGTGCTGGGCGCGATCCAGTCGCCCGACACGCTGCGCCGCATCGCCGAGGCCCCCGAGTACGGCCGCGTCGTGCGCGCGTCGGCGAAGATCGAGCACGCCGAATTCCCCGGCGCCGAAGTGCGCAGCCCGGTGCTGCTCGCGTGCGACGCCGCGGATGAAAAGGCCTACATGGAAGAGCGCTTCGGCCCGATCGCCTTCGTCGTGAAGACCGCCGACGGCGCCGCGGCAGTGGCGCTGTCGGAGCGCATCGTGCGCGAGCACGGCGCGCTGACGGTCGGCGTGTATTCGAGCAAGGCCGAAGTCGTCGACGCGATGACCGAGGCGACCTGGCGTGCGGGCGTCGCGCTGTCGATCAACCTCACCGGCGGCGTGTTCGTGAACCAGTCGGCGGGCTTCTCCGACTACCACGGCGTCGGCATGAACCCGGCGGCCAACGCGAGCTACGCCGACAGCGCCTTCGTCGCCAACCGCTTCCGCGTCGTGCAGCGCCGCTACCACGTCGAGTAA
- the paaG gene encoding 2-(1,2-epoxy-1,2-dihydrophenyl)acetyl-CoA isomerase PaaG: MGSELGSTDWNMQGETIRLEVVEGVATLTLNRPDRLNSFTKRMHEEVREALASVRAGRDAGAVRVLMLTGAGRGFCAGQDLSDRAVAPGAAPVDLGESVEKNYKPLVLALRSLEMPVIAAVNGVAAGAGASIALACDLVFAARSASFIQSFSKLGVVPDTGGSWILPRLVGPARAMGMALLGDKLPAEQAEAWGLIWKCVDDEALMPTVREVAASLAKGPTFGYAKTKQAIWASSTNDFETQLNLERDLMTVCGNSNDYREGVAAFMEKRGPNFKGD, encoded by the coding sequence ATGGGCAGCGAGTTGGGAAGCACCGATTGGAACATGCAGGGCGAGACGATCCGCCTGGAGGTGGTCGAGGGCGTCGCGACGCTGACGCTGAATCGCCCGGACCGGCTGAACTCCTTCACGAAGCGGATGCACGAGGAAGTGCGCGAGGCGCTCGCCAGCGTGAGGGCGGGCCGCGACGCGGGCGCCGTGCGCGTGCTGATGCTGACCGGTGCGGGCCGCGGCTTCTGCGCCGGGCAGGACCTGTCGGACCGCGCGGTCGCGCCGGGTGCGGCGCCGGTGGACCTGGGCGAATCGGTCGAGAAGAACTACAAGCCACTCGTGCTCGCGCTGCGCAGCCTGGAAATGCCGGTGATCGCCGCGGTGAATGGCGTCGCGGCCGGCGCCGGGGCGAGCATCGCGCTCGCCTGCGACCTCGTGTTTGCGGCGCGCTCGGCGAGTTTCATCCAGTCCTTCAGCAAGCTCGGCGTGGTGCCCGACACCGGCGGCAGCTGGATCCTGCCGCGCCTCGTGGGCCCGGCGCGCGCGATGGGCATGGCGCTGCTGGGCGACAAGCTGCCGGCCGAGCAGGCCGAAGCGTGGGGCCTGATCTGGAAGTGCGTCGATGACGAGGCGCTGATGCCGACCGTGCGCGAAGTCGCGGCGAGCCTCGCGAAAGGGCCGACGTTCGGCTACGCGAAGACCAAGCAGGCGATCTGGGCGAGCTCGACCAACGACTTCGAGACCCAGCTGAACCTCGAGCGCGACCTGATGACGGTGTGCGGCAACTCGAACGACTACCGCGAAGGGGTCGCCGCGTTCATGGAAAAGCGCGGCCCGAACTTCAAGGGTGACTGA
- the paaH gene encoding 3-hydroxyacyl-CoA dehydrogenase PaaH: protein MSILAKGAKVLVVGAGAMGSGIAQVAAHAGHTVYLYDGRAEAITAGRAAIEKDLKFLVAKGRLGEAEAAATLARVVPVTTLSEARDAALAIEAIVENLDVKRKLFAELESTLGADAIIASNTSSLSINAMAAGLARPGRLAGLHFFNPAPRMALVEVVSGLTTDRDVAETLYATARAWGKMPVHATSTPGFIVNRVARPYYAEALRVLAEHEAEPATLDAILREGCGFAMGPFELMDLIGHDVNFAVTKSVFEAYFHDRRFAPSPFQQELVAAGRLGRKTGRGIFEYGELAAKPVPQDEPAHEGEARITVVGDIGAAAPLLARLEAAGIEVRREPGMPGHRGWMQIGAARVALTDGRTATGRAVEERQPNLVLFDLCLDYATSTRIALTRADQCGLGALRGVAGSLQKAGFKVSVIDDVAGLIALRTVAMLANEAADAVLQGVASARDVDTAMRYGTNYPKGGPLAWADQLGAGFVVEVLANLKEHYGEERYRVSPLLRRKAHNGEAMYD, encoded by the coding sequence ATGAGCATCCTTGCGAAGGGCGCGAAGGTGCTGGTCGTCGGTGCCGGCGCGATGGGCAGCGGCATCGCCCAGGTTGCGGCGCACGCGGGCCACACCGTGTATCTGTATGACGGCCGCGCCGAGGCGATCACCGCCGGGCGCGCGGCGATCGAAAAGGATCTGAAGTTCCTCGTGGCGAAGGGCCGGCTGGGCGAGGCCGAGGCTGCGGCGACGCTGGCGCGCGTCGTGCCGGTGACGACGCTGTCGGAGGCCCGCGACGCCGCGCTCGCGATCGAGGCGATCGTCGAGAACCTGGACGTCAAGCGCAAGCTGTTCGCCGAACTGGAAAGCACGCTCGGCGCGGACGCGATCATCGCGAGCAATACCTCGTCGCTGTCGATCAACGCGATGGCGGCGGGGCTCGCGCGTCCCGGACGCCTTGCCGGCCTGCACTTCTTCAACCCCGCGCCGCGCATGGCGCTGGTCGAGGTGGTGTCGGGGCTGACGACCGACCGCGACGTCGCCGAGACCCTGTACGCGACGGCGCGCGCGTGGGGCAAGATGCCCGTGCATGCGACTTCGACGCCGGGCTTCATCGTGAACCGCGTCGCGCGTCCCTACTATGCCGAAGCGCTGCGCGTGCTCGCCGAGCACGAGGCGGAGCCGGCGACGCTGGATGCGATCCTGCGCGAAGGCTGCGGCTTCGCGATGGGCCCCTTCGAGCTCATGGACCTGATCGGCCACGACGTGAACTTCGCGGTGACGAAGTCGGTGTTCGAAGCCTACTTCCACGACCGCCGTTTCGCGCCCAGCCCGTTCCAGCAGGAACTCGTCGCCGCCGGGCGCCTCGGGCGCAAGACCGGGCGCGGCATTTTCGAGTACGGCGAACTCGCCGCGAAGCCCGTGCCGCAGGACGAACCGGCGCACGAGGGCGAAGCGCGCATCACGGTGGTCGGCGACATCGGTGCCGCGGCGCCGCTGCTCGCGCGCCTGGAAGCGGCCGGCATCGAGGTGCGGCGCGAGCCGGGCATGCCCGGGCATCGCGGCTGGATGCAGATCGGCGCCGCGCGCGTCGCGCTCACCGACGGCCGCACCGCGACCGGCCGCGCGGTCGAGGAACGCCAGCCCAACCTCGTGCTCTTCGACCTGTGCCTCGACTACGCGACCAGCACCCGCATCGCGCTCACGCGCGCCGACCAGTGCGGCCTCGGCGCGCTGCGCGGCGTCGCCGGCTCCTTGCAGAAGGCGGGCTTCAAGGTCAGCGTGATCGACGACGTCGCCGGGCTGATCGCGCTGCGCACCGTCGCGATGCTCGCGAATGAGGCCGCCGACGCCGTGCTGCAGGGCGTCGCCAGCGCGCGCGACGTCGATACCGCGATGCGCTACGGCACCAATTACCCGAAGGGCGGGCCGCTCGCGTGGGCCGACCAGCTCGGCGCCGGTTTCGTCGTCGAGGTGCTGGCGAACCTGAAGGAACACTATGGCGAGGAGCGCTACCGCGTGTCGCCGCTGCTGCGCCGCAAGGCCCACAACGGGGAGGCGATGTATGACTGA
- the paaI gene encoding hydroxyphenylacetyl-CoA thioesterase PaaI has translation MTEAGYRDLTNGMPPQTVAERVRDGMSENDRVLHANGIRFEAVGPGYAKLTMTVREEMLNGFDICHGGFITVLADSAFAYACNSYNEQTVASGISLDFMAPGRPGDVLCAEAKEVFAAGRTGVYDINVTNPRGELIAVMRGKSYRLKGRAVVEL, from the coding sequence ATGACTGAGGCAGGCTATCGCGACCTCACCAACGGCATGCCGCCGCAGACCGTCGCCGAGCGCGTGCGCGACGGCATGTCGGAGAACGACCGCGTGCTGCACGCCAACGGCATCCGCTTCGAGGCTGTCGGCCCGGGCTACGCGAAGCTCACGATGACGGTGCGCGAGGAGATGCTCAACGGCTTTGACATCTGCCACGGCGGCTTCATCACGGTGCTCGCCGACTCGGCTTTCGCCTACGCGTGCAACAGCTACAACGAGCAGACCGTCGCCTCCGGCATCAGCCTCGACTTCATGGCGCCCGGCCGTCCCGGCGACGTCCTGTGCGCCGAGGCGAAGGAAGTGTTCGCGGCCGGCCGCACCGGCGTGTACGACATCAATGTCACCAACCCCAGGGGCGAGCTGATCGCGGTGATGCGCGGCAAGTCGTACCGGCTGAAGGGGAGGGCGGTCGTCGAGCTGTGA